One window of the Halobacillus litoralis genome contains the following:
- a CDS encoding SE1561 family protein, with amino-acid sequence MTQQEKIQDLKLRLAEFMGRIERLDPEETSVEDIDRLISMLEELESNME; translated from the coding sequence ATGACACAACAGGAAAAAATCCAGGACTTGAAATTGAGATTAGCGGAATTCATGGGTCGTATCGAACGTCTGGATCCTGAAGAAACTTCCGTCGAAGATATAGATCGTTTAATCTCCATGTTAGAAGAGTTAGAAAGCAATATGGAGTAG
- a CDS encoding GntR family transcriptional regulator — translation MKEFILFRKIAPGTQLVEKAIGKELKVSRTPIRNAMNRLENEGLVKIVSNRGAFVVQPTRDEIRQAFDMRRHLEKMTAELIHETISEDDLLQMSEWIEHEKKTYETKDILQYLEVNKQFHMSLALKTKNSFLIDFTERILDQINVYLMLYDVFFDENLDEKKRFKEHELILEAFRGKNLGRLLHLIDQHMEESLRYMSLEERDRFEYIDKKKSL, via the coding sequence TTGAAGGAATTTATTTTATTCCGAAAAATTGCACCGGGTACTCAACTTGTCGAGAAAGCGATTGGAAAAGAACTTAAAGTGTCTAGAACGCCGATTCGCAATGCTATGAACAGACTTGAAAATGAAGGGCTGGTCAAAATCGTTTCCAATCGTGGTGCTTTTGTGGTCCAGCCCACGAGAGATGAGATACGCCAGGCATTTGATATGAGACGCCACTTAGAGAAAATGACAGCCGAATTAATTCATGAAACGATCTCAGAAGATGATCTTCTCCAAATGAGTGAGTGGATAGAGCATGAAAAAAAGACCTACGAGACAAAAGATATCCTGCAATATTTAGAAGTCAATAAACAGTTTCATATGTCGTTGGCTTTAAAGACTAAAAACTCCTTCCTCATCGATTTTACGGAGCGGATTCTTGATCAAATAAATGTCTATTTAATGTTATATGATGTCTTTTTCGATGAAAATCTTGATGAAAAGAAACGTTTTAAAGAACATGAATTAATATTGGAAGCTTTCAGAGGGAAAAACCTCGGACGGTTACTCCATTTAATCGATCAACATATGGAAGAGAGTCTTCGTTATATGTCTTTAGAGGAAAGAGATCGGTTCGAGTATATAGATAAGAAAAAGAGCCTTTAG
- a CDS encoding Na+/H+ antiporter family protein — MAWAVVISVLVMTVLSLLRVNVIIAILAAGLTAGFMNGESLKSSLDILVGGMGDQASVALSYILLGAFAVAISYSGITSLLVGYLLRVLKDKRTMIVFVIAAVASLSQNVIPVHIAFIPILIPPLLKLFDEMKVDRRAVAAALTFGLKAPYVMIPIGFGYIFHETIQTSMKSNGMELGIGSIAQSLIIPGSGMIVGLFIAVFITYRKKREPAAHSFEEKDEMKETIFETKFTLKHGLTVVAIFVTLLIQAVWSNLILAALAGLILMFVFRIVPYAKGDRVVNDGIGMMGFIAFVMLVAAGYANVLTETKSVSALVEISSEYLGNNQPFIAFILLSVGLVVTMGIGSSFATIPILAALFVPICLTAGFSPMATAALIGTAGALGDAGSPASDSTLGPTSGLNADGRHNHIWDTCVPTFLHYNIPLFLFGWAASLLL; from the coding sequence ATGGCTTGGGCAGTCGTCATATCTGTCCTCGTAATGACCGTGTTAAGTTTATTACGTGTGAACGTCATCATTGCCATTCTTGCCGCTGGTTTGACAGCAGGATTTATGAACGGGGAATCATTAAAGAGTTCTTTGGATATCCTTGTCGGCGGTATGGGGGATCAGGCAAGTGTTGCTTTAAGTTATATATTATTAGGTGCATTTGCCGTTGCTATCAGTTATTCAGGAATTACCTCCTTATTAGTCGGTTATCTATTGCGGGTGCTGAAAGATAAGCGGACGATGATTGTATTTGTCATTGCTGCTGTAGCAAGTTTATCCCAGAACGTAATTCCTGTTCATATCGCATTTATACCTATTTTAATTCCACCTTTGTTGAAGTTATTTGATGAAATGAAAGTTGACCGTCGGGCTGTAGCGGCAGCATTGACTTTCGGCTTGAAAGCCCCTTATGTAATGATTCCGATCGGTTTCGGCTATATTTTCCACGAAACCATCCAAACTTCTATGAAATCAAATGGAATGGAACTTGGTATTGGATCGATTGCACAGTCATTAATCATCCCGGGTTCAGGGATGATTGTCGGTTTATTCATTGCTGTATTCATCACTTATCGTAAAAAGCGTGAGCCTGCCGCCCATTCTTTTGAAGAAAAAGATGAGATGAAAGAGACGATTTTTGAAACGAAATTCACTCTTAAACATGGACTTACCGTTGTTGCTATCTTCGTAACGCTGCTGATTCAAGCGGTTTGGTCGAACCTTATACTTGCCGCTCTGGCTGGACTTATCTTGATGTTTGTCTTTCGGATTGTCCCGTATGCGAAAGGCGACAGAGTCGTAAATGATGGGATTGGAATGATGGGTTTCATTGCTTTTGTCATGTTAGTTGCTGCAGGGTATGCGAATGTTCTTACAGAAACAAAGTCGGTCTCAGCCCTCGTTGAAATCAGCTCCGAGTACCTTGGTAATAACCAACCTTTCATCGCATTCATCCTATTATCAGTAGGTCTTGTTGTCACAATGGGAATTGGTTCATCGTTTGCTACCATCCCGATATTAGCCGCTTTGTTTGTTCCTATTTGCTTAACTGCAGGGTTCTCTCCTATGGCTACAGCAGCTTTGATTGGCACAGCAGGTGCGTTAGGTGATGCTGGTTCGCCTGCATCAGATAGTACACTTGGGCCGACTTCGGGGTTAAATGCAGACGGAAGACACAATCACATTTGGGATACGTGTGTACCGACATTTTTACACTACAATATTCCTCTGTTCTTATTTGGCTGGGCAGCTTCATTATTATTATAA
- the pdaA gene encoding delta-lactam-biosynthetic de-N-acetylase → MWKKIFVALMSITILFLPSYVSAEGWGYKKNMDGSAPDVGRYGAMLEKYNGFYVDPSGDPVIYLTFDNGYEQGYTGQVLDILKEKQVPAAFFVTGHYIESAPDLLKRMAEEGHLIGNHSWSHPDFTKVSKEKMKTELSRVEEAVKKLTGQQVMTYVRPPRGTFNSQTLKWAEEFGYTHAFWSLAFKDWETNNQKGWEYAYNSVIEQIHPGAVVLLHTVSQDNAEALSQLIDELRKRGYQFGSLNDLMIKQMVPSPVWGL, encoded by the coding sequence ATGTGGAAGAAAATTTTTGTGGCTCTTATGTCCATCACCATCTTGTTTTTACCCAGCTATGTTTCTGCGGAAGGATGGGGATATAAGAAAAACATGGACGGATCTGCACCTGATGTAGGACGGTACGGAGCAATGCTTGAAAAATATAATGGGTTTTATGTCGACCCCTCCGGAGACCCTGTAATATATTTGACATTTGATAATGGATATGAGCAAGGTTACACAGGACAAGTGCTCGATATCTTAAAGGAGAAGCAAGTACCTGCCGCCTTTTTTGTTACCGGCCACTATATTGAGAGCGCTCCTGATCTATTGAAGCGAATGGCTGAAGAAGGACACTTGATAGGGAACCATTCATGGAGTCACCCGGATTTCACTAAAGTTTCTAAAGAAAAAATGAAGACAGAACTTTCCCGTGTTGAAGAGGCTGTAAAGAAGTTGACTGGTCAACAAGTAATGACATACGTAAGGCCGCCGCGAGGTACCTTTAATTCACAAACGCTAAAGTGGGCTGAAGAATTTGGGTACACTCATGCTTTCTGGTCACTTGCCTTCAAGGATTGGGAAACAAATAACCAAAAAGGATGGGAGTATGCTTATAATAGTGTCATCGAGCAAATTCATCCTGGGGCGGTCGTACTTCTTCATACTGTTTCTCAAGACAATGCCGAAGCTTTATCGCAACTTATTGATGAATTGAGAAAAAGAGGGTATCAATTTGGAAGCTTGAACGACTTGATGATCAAACAGATGGTTCCTTCTCCAGTCTGGGGACTTTAA
- a CDS encoding PAS domain-containing sensor histidine kinase, with product MVIRERYSDQVHSGEILDVLSLNGTPACLLDLRLQTVTLNQEMQGTLQLEKTDMSFSQWIRSFRHTAQHRLQQVLHELLTEGLRETSVQLTDKNNLQEYHCKMVHLTNGQITFTLRRSVEQQPITPEPLTLSSKENEEKCPPLNQFIGKQGKRQTIHFSDTNHARSNHRMTQLVDKFPHGLAIINHNWEVTYANPKMEDLTGVSFFDNYERKLWDIFPIDEYYYFFQNYLRAMETQETIEFEGFLKKTDLAVQVTVHPTALGITVFVQDVTQYKRHLEALRNSEERFALLADNMKDVFWISQPDYDELHYISPAFQSLFGISRRDVFADPTIIMKCIHEADREKVTAAFHQMAEQKREIDYRVESIDGVSKWVKTKGFPVDYNGKSYVLGIHEDVTEYKEMLEFKEKSQQLSTITQMSAGIAHEIKNPLTAIKGFLQIGAANPELRDNYQEIILDEVNRIEAIVQDFMMLSKPKSSLQLEQVDPEQLVSYVLRLLEPEANEKQILLLFDCETTQGTFETEPKRMNQILINLVKNAIDAVDSGGEVRVSIEMSSEELTLSVRDNGPGLTSQELTKIGEPFFTTKEKGTGLGVMVTKKIVADLNGIISYESQKGAGTTVTVRLPK from the coding sequence TTGGTAATAAGAGAGAGGTATTCTGACCAAGTTCATAGTGGGGAAATATTGGATGTTTTAAGTTTGAATGGTACACCGGCATGCTTACTGGATTTGCGCTTACAGACAGTAACGCTCAATCAGGAAATGCAGGGAACTCTTCAACTGGAAAAAACAGACATGTCGTTCTCTCAATGGATCCGCAGCTTCCGTCATACTGCTCAACACCGCTTGCAGCAAGTGTTGCATGAGCTTTTGACTGAAGGTTTACGGGAAACGTCTGTCCAGTTGACGGACAAAAATAATCTACAGGAGTATCACTGTAAAATGGTTCATCTTACAAATGGACAAATTACATTTACATTGAGAAGGTCAGTTGAACAACAACCGATAACTCCAGAGCCATTGACTCTCTCTTCTAAGGAGAATGAAGAGAAGTGTCCCCCCTTGAATCAATTCATCGGAAAGCAAGGGAAGAGACAAACCATTCATTTTTCCGACACTAATCACGCCCGGTCGAATCATCGTATGACTCAATTGGTAGACAAGTTCCCCCATGGCTTAGCGATTATCAATCATAATTGGGAAGTTACCTATGCGAATCCAAAAATGGAGGATTTGACAGGTGTATCTTTCTTTGATAATTATGAAAGGAAGTTATGGGACATCTTCCCGATTGATGAATACTATTATTTTTTTCAGAACTACTTAAGAGCAATGGAAACACAGGAAACGATAGAATTTGAAGGATTTTTGAAAAAGACGGATCTCGCTGTCCAAGTCACTGTCCATCCGACAGCATTGGGAATAACAGTTTTCGTTCAGGATGTCACGCAGTATAAAAGACATTTAGAAGCATTGAGAAACTCAGAGGAAAGATTCGCTTTACTCGCTGATAATATGAAAGATGTCTTTTGGATCAGTCAGCCGGATTATGATGAGCTTCACTATATCAGCCCAGCTTTTCAAAGCCTGTTCGGAATTTCCAGGCGTGATGTTTTTGCAGATCCAACTATCATCATGAAATGTATTCATGAGGCTGATCGGGAGAAAGTAACGGCCGCATTTCACCAGATGGCCGAGCAAAAGCGTGAAATCGATTATCGGGTGGAAAGTATTGATGGAGTGTCTAAATGGGTTAAAACAAAAGGATTCCCCGTTGACTACAATGGTAAATCCTACGTTCTTGGTATCCATGAAGATGTGACGGAATATAAAGAGATGCTGGAATTCAAGGAGAAATCTCAACAGCTTTCTACGATTACTCAAATGTCTGCCGGCATTGCTCATGAAATTAAAAACCCTCTCACAGCTATCAAAGGATTCTTACAGATTGGGGCAGCAAACCCTGAATTGAGAGATAATTACCAAGAGATCATTTTGGATGAAGTCAATCGGATTGAAGCGATTGTCCAGGACTTCATGATGTTGTCTAAGCCGAAGTCCTCCCTCCAGCTTGAACAAGTCGATCCTGAGCAACTGGTCTCTTATGTATTAAGGCTGTTGGAGCCTGAAGCGAACGAAAAGCAGATTCTTCTCTTGTTTGATTGTGAAACGACTCAGGGTACATTTGAAACAGAGCCGAAACGTATGAATCAGATTTTGATCAATCTTGTCAAAAACGCGATTGATGCTGTAGATTCAGGTGGAGAAGTCCGGGTGAGTATTGAAATGTCAAGCGAAGAGCTAACGCTTTCCGTTAGAGATAATGGTCCAGGACTGACATCCCAAGAACTTACTAAAATCGGTGAGCCTTTCTTTACTACCAAAGAGAAAGGAACGGGTTTGGGTGTCATGGTAACGAAGAAAATCGTTGCTGATTTGAACGGAATTATTTCATATGAGAGTCAAAAAGGAGCAGGGACGACTGTTACTGTACGCTTGCCAAAATAA
- a CDS encoding DNA-3-methyladenine glycosylase family protein: MWKERFKATSFYDFDYTLLRWQLDPLTHLNKEERWVDIPVKLEGGFHIARVQGLGTTVEPGFEVSSESEEEKEAILDHIKDLFQWDKDIEKVHRHFLGTNLEQLFSAHPGTPIVKDFHLYDCLMKVIIHQQLNMKFAYTLSTRFVEKLGSKKDGVWFYPSPETVAETSYDTLRELQFSQRKAEYVIDTSRLIADGELDLQELSEESNEDIMKALVKIRGIGPWTAENWLMFGVGRENLFPKADIGIQNALKFYFGMDKKPTIQQMKSWSENWEPYLSYASLTLWRSIEG; this comes from the coding sequence TTGTGGAAAGAAAGATTTAAAGCAACTAGTTTTTATGATTTTGATTACACTCTCCTTCGTTGGCAACTTGATCCATTGACTCACTTGAATAAGGAGGAACGTTGGGTTGATATTCCCGTCAAGTTAGAAGGCGGTTTTCACATTGCCCGTGTCCAGGGGCTAGGGACGACAGTTGAACCTGGTTTTGAGGTTTCGAGTGAAAGTGAAGAAGAAAAAGAAGCTATTCTGGACCATATTAAGGATTTGTTCCAGTGGGACAAAGACATAGAAAAGGTCCACCGTCATTTCTTAGGAACCAATCTAGAACAATTGTTTTCAGCACACCCAGGGACACCGATCGTCAAAGATTTTCATTTATATGACTGTTTGATGAAAGTCATCATACACCAACAGCTGAATATGAAATTCGCTTATACTTTGAGTACACGATTTGTTGAAAAACTAGGTAGTAAAAAAGATGGTGTCTGGTTTTATCCCTCTCCTGAAACAGTGGCAGAAACATCTTATGATACATTGAGGGAGCTTCAATTCAGTCAACGGAAAGCAGAATATGTAATTGATACTTCACGTTTGATTGCTGATGGTGAGTTGGACTTACAGGAACTTTCTGAAGAGTCTAATGAAGATATCATGAAGGCGTTAGTGAAAATTAGAGGTATTGGTCCTTGGACGGCTGAGAACTGGCTTATGTTTGGAGTAGGACGGGAGAATCTGTTTCCAAAAGCTGATATTGGAATTCAGAATGCGCTTAAATTTTATTTTGGCATGGACAAAAAGCCGACGATCCAACAAATGAAATCCTGGAGTGAAAATTGGGAGCCTTACTTGAGTTATGCTTCCTTAACTTTGTGGCGCAGTATAGAAGGATGA
- a CDS encoding YitT family protein translates to MFNKVWSFLLMNLGSLGVAINVHFFLSPNDLATGGVSGLSIVLNKVFPDLSLGLIMIILNVILFIVGFIFLGFQFGLKTIYASFALSFMVWGLEAYFPMQEALSNDLLIQLIIGQIIAASGMALVFHQGASTGGTDILAMILNKFFSIEVGKGVLFSDIAIATSSIFLFGPTVGMYAFFGVILNGLVIDYMLQQFEDNKEIVIISRESELVRHFIVNKLKRGATIHQAKGAFRQENKEVITTILSRKDYTRLKKYMTSVDEQAFITVHSMNEILGENFKRLA, encoded by the coding sequence ATGTTTAATAAAGTGTGGTCATTTCTTTTAATGAATTTAGGTTCACTAGGAGTAGCAATAAATGTTCATTTCTTCCTGTCACCGAATGATTTAGCTACAGGAGGAGTCAGTGGTCTTTCAATCGTTTTGAATAAAGTGTTCCCAGATCTGTCACTTGGTCTTATTATGATTATATTGAATGTCATATTATTCATTGTCGGTTTTATCTTTTTAGGATTTCAGTTTGGACTCAAAACGATTTATGCAAGTTTTGCTTTGTCCTTCATGGTATGGGGGCTAGAAGCCTATTTTCCAATGCAGGAAGCATTGAGCAATGACTTATTGATCCAGTTGATCATCGGTCAAATTATCGCTGCTTCTGGTATGGCATTAGTTTTTCATCAGGGAGCTTCTACAGGCGGAACAGATATCCTTGCTATGATCTTGAACAAATTCTTTTCTATCGAAGTCGGGAAAGGTGTTCTATTCTCAGACATCGCTATAGCTACATCATCGATTTTCCTATTTGGTCCTACGGTGGGGATGTACGCCTTCTTCGGAGTGATTTTAAACGGACTCGTCATCGACTATATGTTGCAACAGTTTGAAGATAATAAAGAAATCGTCATTATCAGTCGTGAAAGTGAGCTGGTACGCCACTTCATCGTAAATAAATTGAAACGAGGAGCGACCATTCACCAGGCTAAAGGTGCGTTCAGGCAAGAAAACAAAGAAGTGATTACGACGATATTAAGTCGGAAAGATTATACTCGCTTGAAAAAATATATGACATCTGTGGACGAGCAAGCTTTTATCACCGTCCATTCAATGAATGAAATTCTTGGTGAAAACTTCAAACGTTTAGCATAA